A region of the Streptomyces durocortorensis genome:
GCCGCGGCCGGTCCGCGTCCCCGACCTCGGGCAGATCGTGGAACAGGTCGGCCAGCAGCCACATCAGGAACGTCGAGAAGAGCTGTGGCCGGTCCTGTACGGCGGCCAGTTCCAGTACGGAGACCAGTCCGCGCCCGTCCGGGGCCTGCCGGAGCAGATCGGCCGTGTCGAACTCGGGCTCCCCGAAGAAGGGGCCCGCCCCCTGCTGCTCGAACGCGGTCACCGACCGCAGGATCACCCCGGCCGTCGCCGTCGACAGCCCGCCGATCTCCTTGAGTTCGGCCCGCCCGGTCTCCGATACGAGAAAGGCGACGACGGCCCGCAGATCCTTGAGGTCGACCAGCTCCAGGCCCTTGGCGTCCGCGTAGTGGAAGATCAGCCCGAGCGACTGCTCCTGGGTCTTGTTGAGGCCGAGCACCTTGGCCAGGAGGACCGGGCCGAAGCTGGTGACGGTCGCCCGCAGCGGGATGCCGGGGCCGATGCCGCCGAGCGCGTAGAACTCGCTCGGGAAACCCGTGGCGCGCCACTCCTGCCCCACCTGGGCTGCTCGCTCGTCCACCGCCGCCCCGCCCTCTCCCGGGGCCGATACGCCGGAGACGTCGCCCTTGATGTCGGCGAGGAAGACGGGCACCCCGTGCGCGGAAAGCTGTTCGGCGATCAGTTGGAGGGTCTTGGTCTTGCCGGTGCCGGTGGCGCCCGCGACCAGCCCGTGCCGGTTGAGCATGGCGAGCGGGATGCGGACGGGGGCGGCGGACAGGCAGGCGCCGTCCCACAGCAGGGCGCCGAGGTCGAGGGCGTCGCCGGAGACGGCGTACCCGGCGGCGATCTCCCGCGCGGGGTCCGGCACGGGGTCCGGGTCCGAGTCGGCGCCCGGGGCCGTAGCGGGGTCCGGGTCCCCGTCGGCGCCCCGGTCCGTGCCCCCGCCCGTACCCGTTTCCGTGTTCGCGCTCCCGCTCATCCTGGTGACCCCTGTCCCGGTATCTCACGTTATGAAGCCGTATACGACCCTTGCGCAAGCATCGCAGTGAGGTTCCCTGGCTGCGCCCGGAGCCCCTTGCCCGGTAGGCTTTCCGTGTGATCTTCAAGCGCATCGGAAATGGGCGGCCTTACCCCGACCACGGCCGGGAAAGCACCCGACAGTGGGCGGATGTCGCGCCGCGTCCGGTCCGCCTGGACCAGCTCGTGACCACCAAGGGCCAGCTGGACCTGGAGACCCTCCTCGCCGAGGACTCCACGTTCTACGGCGACCTCTTCGCCCACGTCGTGAAGTGGCAGGGCGACCTCTACCTGGAGGACGGGCTGCACCGGGCGGTCCGGGCCGCGCTCCAGCAGCGCCAGGTGCTGCACGCCCGCGTCCTCGACCTGGGCTGACGCCCCCGGGAGCCTCGCCCGGCCCTCTTCACCCGGCCCTCTTCACCCGTACCCGACCCTCGCCTGCCGATTCGGGCCTTTCGGGTGCTTTCGTGCGCATCCGGGTGCCATACGTTGATCATTTAGTACGCATCATCACCGGGTCGCACTACGCTGCCTCCATGAGCATGCTCACTCCCCCCGGCATGGGCGGAAAGTACCGCATCACGGGCGACACCTACCCCCGCATGCGTCGCCCCCGGCGCCGCGGCAGGCTGGTCCTCGCGGGGGTCTGCGCCGTCGTCGCCCTCGGCCTGGCCGGCTGGGGCACGCTCCAGCTCATCGACGTCTTCACCGGCGGCGACAAGAGCGCCAACGCGGTCGGCCACCAGCGGGACTGCCCCACCCCGAAGCCGTCGGCCCCCGCCCGGGCGCTGCCGAAACCGGCCGCCATCAAGGTGAACGTCTACAACGCGACGACCCGCAGCGGCCTGGCCAAGTCCGCGGCCGAGGAGCTCAAGAAGCGCGGCTTCGCCGTCGGCGAGGTGGGCAACGCGTCCAAGGAGTACGACAAGAAGGTGCCGGGCACGGCCGTGCTGCTGGGCGCGCCGACCGCGACGAACGGGAGCTTCACCGTGCTCGGCACGCAGCTGGTGGGCACCGTGCAGAAGACCGACACCCGCAAGACCGCGGAGGTCGACCTGATCCTCGGCGCGAAGTTCAAGGCGTTCAACACCCCGCAGGAGGCGACCGCCGCGATGGCGGCCCTGACGGCGAAGCCGTCCCCGGCCCCGTCCTCCTGCTGAGCCTGCGGGTACCCGGGGTACCCGCAGGCCCCACGGACTACTCGGCCGTGCCGTACATCCGGTCACCCGCGTCGCCGAGGCCCGGCACGATGTAGCCGTGCTCGTTGAGCCGCTCGTCGACCGAGGCGGTGACGACGGTGACCGGGGTGCCCGCCAGCTCGCGCTCCATCACCTCGACGCCCTCGGGCGCCGCAAGCAGGACGACGGCGGTGACGTCGTCGGCGCCGCGCTTGATCAGCTCGCGGATCGCCGCGACGAGGGTGCCGCCGGTGGCCAGCATCGGGTCCAGGACGTAGACCTGGCGGCCGGAGAGGTCCTCGGGCATCCGCGTCGCGTACGTCTCCGCCTCCAGCGTCTCCTCGTTCCGGATCATGCCGAGGAAGCCCACCTCGGCCGTCGGCAGCAGGCGCACCATGCCGTCCAGCATGCCGAGGCCGGCGCGCAGGATCGGGACGACGAGGGGGCGGGGGTGCGACAGCTTGACCCCCGTCGTGGGCGTCACCGGGGTGTCGATGTCGACCTGCTCGGTGCGCACATCCCTGGTGGCCTCGTAGGCGAGGAGGGTGACCAGCTCGTCGGCGAGCCGCCGGAAGGTCGGGGAGTCGGTGCGCTTGTCGCGCAGCGTGGTGAGTTTGTGCGCCACCAGCGGGTGGTCGACGACGTGGATCCGCATGCGTCAACAGTAACCGTGCCGCCCGGCACTCTGCGCTGGCATCAACCACCTGTTCGGGGGGAAGGTGGGGGCATACGGACCCAGCATTGGGGTGGTGTGTCGATGCCGCACGGGGAAGAGCAGCGGAACCCGGGCTCACGCGGGGTGGGCGACGCGCTCGACGCGCGCGACCCGCAGGGCGTGACGGGTGATGTCGAGGACGCGCAGGAGAGTGACGCGGCCCGCCGCCGCCGACGCGCCCAGTTCCTCCGCGAGCTCCACGAGGCCAAGCAGCTGCGCGACCGGGTGCAGCCGCGCCGGGCCCGTGCGGCCCGTATGCGGCAACAGATGCGGATGCGCACGTTCCGCTGGTGAAGCCCCGTGACGCCCTCTCGTACCACCGGCGCACTCCCCCTCTGATCGAGCCCTCACCGGCTCCGTCAGGGCGAGGGCCGACCAGGCACTCCTGGAACTGATGGCCGACGCAACGGTCGAAGAGGTCTCGCACGGCGCTTGTTTCTGCCACGATGCCGATTGGGCGGGGCTCAGGGCGGACGGATCACCGGCTGCCCTCCCGTCGGACCGATTCACCTATGACCAGTGGGAGAGTCACGGTGTACTTCGCCGCACTGCTCGCGCGCACCGAAGACGGGTGGGAAGCGAGCGACACAGAGCTCGACGATGTGGAGACCCTGTCCGACCTGACGGATCTGGCCCGGGACGCCTCGGTGGACGAGGACACGGTCCTGGTCTACATCGAGCAGGAGGACGCCTGGTTCGGCGTCGTCCGGGTGGACGGTGAGGAGGACCCCCGTATCTACGTCTCGGACGCGTCCGCCGCCGCCCGCTCCTCGTACGGGGAGATCCTGCTCACCGACGAGATGCTCGGCCGCGAACCAGGGGCCGAGGACGAGATCGCCGCTCTGGAGGAGCTCGTCGACCTCGACGGCACCGAGGACGGCGAGCCGGAACGATCCGCCCCCGGGGCCGCCGGCCCGGACGACGACGCCGCCGACCCGGACGCCGTACCGGCGGGACCGATCGGTGAGCTCGGGGTCCTCGCGGACCTCGGGATGTCCGAGAAGGAGCTGCTGACCCTGCAGACGGACGGGCTCGCGGAGATCGCGGAGGCCGTGGGAGCGTCCGACGTCCTGGAATCGGTCCGCTAGGGCAGCGCCGGGGTGCGCCGTCCGCAGTCCGCTGACGGTCGTGCCCTGTCCGCTGTCCGCTGTCCGCTGTCCGTCGTGCCCTGTCCGCTAGGGTCCGCAGGTGACCGCACCGCCTCCGCGCCCCTCACCCCCGCCCTCCCCCGGTCCCGTACCCCAGCCCGATCCGGTACGCGACCCCTGGCAGTCACCGATGCGCCGCGCCCTGGCCCAGGCCGCGCAGGCGGCGTCGGCCGGCGATGTACCGGTCGGCGCCGTCGTCCTCGGCCCCGACGGCGCGCCGCTCGCCGTCGGACACAACGAGCGCGAGGCCACCGGCGACCCGACCGCGCACGCGGAGATCCTGGCCCTGCGCCGCGCGGCCGCGGCCCACGGCGAGTGGCGGCTGACCGGCTGCACGCTCGTGGTCACCCTGGAGCCCTGCACGATGTGCGCGGGCGCGCTGGTCCAGGCCCGGGTGGACCGGGTCGTCTACGGGGCCCGGGACGAGAAGGCGGGGGCGGCCGGATCTCTCTGGGACGTCGTCCGCGACCGCCGCCTCAACCACCGTCCGGAGGTCATCGGCGGGGTGCTGGAAGCGGAGTGCGCCGAGCAGCTGACGGCCTTCTTCCGGGCGCTCTGACCCCGTACGGTCGCGCGCTCCCGACCCCTGCGGTCCGGCCGCCGGGAACCGATTTCTTTCCGCGCCCCGGGATGGTCTAAGCTCTCTCTCGGTAGCGTGTCCGAGCGGCCGAAGGAGCTCGCCTCGAAAGCGAGTGTGGCGTAACCCGTCACCGTGGGTTCAAATCCCACCGCTACCGCTTCTGGAACCGTCTCCGACCCGCAGCTGCGGGTCGGAGACGGTTCTTTTCGTACGGCCCCGATCAGCTCGCGCCCGACGGAGCGTCCGACGGGACCTCCCCCAGCGCCTTCCAGCGGATGCGGGTCGCGCAGGCCGACACGAGGAGCGCCGACAGCGCGACCGCGCCCATGCCCCACAGCAGGCTTCCTGCGGCGGCGATGAAACCGATCATCGCGGGACCGGCCAGCAGACCCGTGGTGCCCATGGCGGCGACCAGGGCCAGCGCGTCCGGTCCCTGGCGGGCGGCGGCGACGTAGAGGCACGGGGTCACCGCGGCGATGCCGAGCCCGACGCAGGCGAATCCGATCAGTGTCGGCACCACGCCACCGACCAGCAGGGCCACCGCGAGGCCCGAACCGGCCAGCACGCTGCCGACGCGGACGACCCGGCCGTCGCCCCAGCGGGTGCGCCAGCCGTCGGCGAAGAGGCGGGCCACGACCATCATGACCGAGACCACCGCGATGCCCAGCGGGGCGACCTCCGCACCGGCCTTGACCACGTCCTCCAGGTAGAGCGCCGACCAGTCGTTCATGGCGCCCTCCGTGACCGTGCCGAAGGCCATCGCCAGGCCCATCCAGATCGTCACCTTGGTCGGCAGGGTCAGCTTGCGGCGGCCCTTGT
Encoded here:
- a CDS encoding LytR C-terminal domain-containing protein; translation: MGGKYRITGDTYPRMRRPRRRGRLVLAGVCAVVALGLAGWGTLQLIDVFTGGDKSANAVGHQRDCPTPKPSAPARALPKPAAIKVNVYNATTRSGLAKSAAEELKKRGFAVGEVGNASKEYDKKVPGTAVLLGAPTATNGSFTVLGTQLVGTVQKTDTRKTAEVDLILGAKFKAFNTPQEATAAMAALTAKPSPAPSSC
- a CDS encoding MFS transporter, whose amino-acid sequence is MSVFRINDDFRRTQVAIAALFCFLGFQYATWASRLPALKTELGLSEAEVGLLLMACGAGAASSFPLVGPLMRRLGSRRLTFVSALALGLLLLALAVAPNYPVALLVICLDGVAVGCLNVAMNAQGAALEVRYERTALSQLHATFSAGSLGAALLASGMNLWTTSLAAHFGVAAVVLVLLIAYSRPGLLTEDPRPEAAKEDKGRRKLTLPTKVTIWMGLAMAFGTVTEGAMNDWSALYLEDVVKAGAEVAPLGIAVVSVMMVVARLFADGWRTRWGDGRVVRVGSVLAGSGLAVALLVGGVVPTLIGFACVGLGIAAVTPCLYVAAARQGPDALALVAAMGTTGLLAGPAMIGFIAAAGSLLWGMGAVALSALLVSACATRIRWKALGEVPSDAPSGAS
- a CDS encoding type II toxin-antitoxin system VapB family antitoxin — protein: MIFKRIGNGRPYPDHGRESTRQWADVAPRPVRLDQLVTTKGQLDLETLLAEDSTFYGDLFAHVVKWQGDLYLEDGLHRAVRAALQQRQVLHARVLDLG
- the upp gene encoding uracil phosphoribosyltransferase, with the protein product MRIHVVDHPLVAHKLTTLRDKRTDSPTFRRLADELVTLLAYEATRDVRTEQVDIDTPVTPTTGVKLSHPRPLVVPILRAGLGMLDGMVRLLPTAEVGFLGMIRNEETLEAETYATRMPEDLSGRQVYVLDPMLATGGTLVAAIRELIKRGADDVTAVVLLAAPEGVEVMERELAGTPVTVVTASVDERLNEHGYIVPGLGDAGDRMYGTAE
- the tadA gene encoding tRNA adenosine(34) deaminase TadA, with protein sequence MRRALAQAAQAASAGDVPVGAVVLGPDGAPLAVGHNEREATGDPTAHAEILALRRAAAAHGEWRLTGCTLVVTLEPCTMCAGALVQARVDRVVYGARDEKAGAAGSLWDVVRDRRLNHRPEVIGGVLEAECAEQLTAFFRAL
- a CDS encoding helicase HerA-like domain-containing protein, producing the protein MSGSANTETGTGGGTDRGADGDPDPATAPGADSDPDPVPDPAREIAAGYAVSGDALDLGALLWDGACLSAAPVRIPLAMLNRHGLVAGATGTGKTKTLQLIAEQLSAHGVPVFLADIKGDVSGVSAPGEGGAAVDERAAQVGQEWRATGFPSEFYALGGIGPGIPLRATVTSFGPVLLAKVLGLNKTQEQSLGLIFHYADAKGLELVDLKDLRAVVAFLVSETGRAELKEIGGLSTATAGVILRSVTAFEQQGAGPFFGEPEFDTADLLRQAPDGRGLVSVLELAAVQDRPQLFSTFLMWLLADLFHDLPEVGDADRPRLVFFFDEAHLLFSDASKAFLESITRTVRLIRSKGVGIFFVTQSPTDVPAAVLGQLGSRVQHALRAFTPDDEKALRATVRTFPDSPYDLGEVLTGLGTGEAVVTVLSERGAPTPVAATRLRAPESLMGPVAPDVLEAAVRGSVLYGRYAEAVDRESAYEKLAADDEQRARDAADRDAVDAAVKGPEGDGGGPAKGREGDASLVEQVVGSGMFRSLARSMGTQLGREISRSLFGTARRRR
- a CDS encoding tRNA adenosine deaminase-associated protein encodes the protein MYFAALLARTEDGWEASDTELDDVETLSDLTDLARDASVDEDTVLVYIEQEDAWFGVVRVDGEEDPRIYVSDASAAARSSYGEILLTDEMLGREPGAEDEIAALEELVDLDGTEDGEPERSAPGAAGPDDDAADPDAVPAGPIGELGVLADLGMSEKELLTLQTDGLAEIAEAVGASDVLESVR